A section of the Platichthys flesus chromosome 22, fPlaFle2.1, whole genome shotgun sequence genome encodes:
- the LOC133933259 gene encoding OX-2 membrane glycoprotein-like isoform X2 produces the protein MIRALTLVLFALGLFQEGLTSVIQSVETVEEAVGEDALLSCQILKSENVVQVTWQKQTMDDVTNLATSNTIFGSRVMSDFRDRVEVKDGGLHSRSIVIKNVTEEDEGCYLCHFITKPAGAFTGRTCLRVYELHEPVLHVRESDSTDEFLVSCSATGRPAPTVTLNVTQQDFYLSQNQTLLINTNGTFTVTATAVLAGFNDAGRLVGCAVQVLSCRKEAFVEIPDVKLTPPSGVDEGSGSAGRSFIRTWIVVVTCLCAASVLAVLIIRKLSSRSFSPSPRGQEMIEVPQTADADTAQEALSPPVESSVRKRTPPSEDRQNIART, from the exons ATGATTCGTGCACTTACACTCGTCCTCTTTGCGTTAGGACTCTTCCAGGAAG GTCTAACATCTGTAATCCAGTCTGTGGAGACTGTGGAGGAAGCAGTGGGAGAAGATGCTCTCCTCAGCTGTCAGATCCTAAAGTCTGAAAATGTGGTGCAGGTCACATGGCAGAAACAGACGATGGATGACGTGACCAATCTCGCCACCTCCAACACTATCTTTGGCTCCAGGGTGATGTCAGACTTCAGAGACAGAGTGGAGGTGAAAGATGGTGGACTGCACAGCCGCTCCATAGTGATCAAGAACGTGACggaggaggatgaaggctgCTACCTCTGCCACTTCATCACCAAGCCTGCTGGAGCGTTCACTGGCAGAACCTGCCTCAGGGTCTATG aGCTGCATGAACCCGTTCTACACGTGAGAGAATCAGATTCAACTGATGAGTTCCTGGTTTCCTGCTCCGCCACAGGACGACCTGCTCCAACCGTAACTCTCAACGTCACACAGCAAGACTTCTACCTCTCACAGAACCAAACTCTGTTGATCAACACAAACGGTACATTCACTGTCACTGCCACAGCCGTGTTGGCAGGTTTCAATGATGCTGGCAGACTGGTTGGATGTGCCGTGCAGGTGCTCTCCTGTCGTAAAGAGGCGTTTGTGGAGATTCCTGATGTGAAACTGACGCCTCCCAGTG GTGTGGATGAGGGATCTGGATCTGCTGGCAGAAGCTTCA TCAGGACGTGGATTGTGGTAGTGACCTGCCTTTGTGCTGCTTCAGTCTTAGCTGTCCTGATAATACGAAAACTAAGCAGCAG ATCCTTCAGTCCGTCACCCAGAGGCCAGGAGATGATTGAGGTTCCTCAAACTGCAGACGCTGATAC ggCCCAAGAAGCTTTGTCCCCACCAGTGGAGAGTTCGGTCAGAAAACGGACACCTCCTTCAGAAGATAGACAGAACATAGCAAGAACCTGA
- the gemin8 gene encoding gem-associated protein 8, protein MEDISTVRSWFSSPVYSRYWQHYQQAMAWHQKHRRAYSRALEAGYGPGYVQEPAPSSRRRHHQRHQRYVDWRGKESTREEESSSDSEIECDVSNMEISEELREYFAQTERHREELKKQQQMEAEEQDSYVPADRDLRAPSWRSTAAPPCERPGERRGAEMKKLYGEDAAKILAMEAAMQLSFDRSCDLKQPKYWPVIPLKL, encoded by the exons ATG GAGGACATAAGCACCGTGAGGTCCTGGTTCTCCAGCCCCGTCTACAGCCGCTACTGGCAGCACTACCAGCAGGCCATGGCCTGGCACCAGAAGCACAGGCGAGCCTACAGCCGGGCCTTGGAGGCCGGCTACGGCCCCGGCTACGTCCAGGAGCCGGCTCCCAGCAGCCGCCGGCGCCACCACCAGCGCCACCAGCGCTACGTGGACTGGCGCGGCAAGGAGAGcaccagggaggaggagagcagctcgGACAGCGAGATCGAGTGTGACGTCAGCAACATGGAGATCAGCGAGGAGCTGCGGGAGTACTTCGCCCAGACGGAGAGACACCGGGAGGAGCTGA agaagcagcagcagatggaggCCGAGGAGCAGGACAGCTACGTGCCGGCCGACCGGGACCTGCGCGCCCCCTCCTGGAGAAGCACGGCGGCCCCCCCCTGTGAGCGACCCGGCGAGAGACGCGGCGCCGAGATGAAGAAGCTGTACGGCGAGGACGCGGCCAAGATCCTGGCCATGGAGGCAGCGATGCAGCTCTCGTTCGACCGGAGCTGTGACCTCAAGCAGCCCAAGTACTGGCCCGTCATCCCGCTGAAGCTGTGA
- the LOC133933722 gene encoding uncharacterized protein LOC133933722, translated as MYEAALCCISVLTRKMHGLKLWFALLLSLIFCVESKVSSSLAWQHVKTTWKEPYVAPVCTSTTEVIIIFVTCTIITERNRGSECELVYHHGEDFETSCDSRFRSMMDNQTLFLHLSSLTPEDEVIVTCECTSLDGIFHLRLIVTVEEEAIASSSSEELIPYVVIGVILFIVTSGAILGLICRNTCNRRQQEATTGHPDVEQGDIEPYSTFMQRESGLYSVVNISRLNSCVSEGDETNSGTIL; from the exons ATGTACGAGGCGGCGCTCTGCTGCATAAGTGTCTTGACCAGAAAGATGCATGGACTGAAACTGTGGTTTGCTCTGCTTCTATCGCTGATCTTCTGTGTTGAGAGCAAAG TTTCTAGCTCACTGGCTTGGCAACATGTGAAAACCACCTGGAAAGAACCGTACGTCGCTCCAGTGTGCACAAGTACAACTGAGGTTATCATTATATTTGTAACGTGCACCATCataacagagagaaacaggggATCAGAATGTGAACTGGTGTATCATCATGGAGAGGACTTTGAGACCAGTTGTGACTCCAGGTTCAGATCAATGATGGACAATCAGACTTTGTTCCTTCATCTGAGCAGCTTGACCCCAGAGGACGAGGTGATCGTCACCTGTGAGTGTACGAGTCTGGATGGAATATTTCACCTGCGTCTCATTGTCACTGTGGAAG AGGAGGCAATCGCCAGCAGCTCGTCTGAAGAGCTTATTCCTTATGTTGTAATCGGTGTGATTCTCTTCATAGTTACATCTGGAGCGATCCTGGGACTTATCTGCAGAAACACTTGCAACAG ACGACAACAGGAAGCCACCACCGGTCATCCAGACGTG GAACAAGGAGACATTGAGCCATACAGCACCTtcatgcagagagagagtggactTTATTCTGTTGTTAACATATCCAGATTGAATTCATGTGTTTCTGAAGGAGATGAAACGAATTCAGGGACAATTTTGTAG
- the LOC133933258 gene encoding butyrophilin-like protein 2 isoform X3, whose product MTPAHPLVLFVLGLFQTGLTSVIQSVETVEEAVGEDALLSCQILKSEKVVQVTWQKQTMDDVTNLATSNTIFGSRVMSDFRDRVEVKDDGLHSRSIVIKNVTEEDEGCYLCHFITKPAGALPGRTCLRVYELHEPVLHVRESDSTDEFLVSCSATGRPAPTVTLNVTQQDFYLSQNQTVLINTNGTFTVTATAVLAGFHDAGRLVGCAVQVLSCRKEAFEEIPEVKLMPTSGLDEGSGSAAFIVMWIGLVTCLCTASALAVLITRKLRSSLSPRDQEKTEVPQAADADTVKVPLFSPEKSSVRERTPHSKSQQRKETDPESSSTARSTQSDQYQVNLFTPEKSSVTKRTHDSKLMKNKETDRQSSLTARRLPFDQ is encoded by the exons ATGACTCCTGCACATCCACTCGTCCTCTTTGTGTTAGGACTCTTCCAGACAG GTCTAACATCTGTTATCCAGTCTGTGGAGACTGTGGAGGAGGCAGTGGGAGAAGATGCTCTCCTCAGCTGTCAGATCCTAAAGTCTGAAAAGGTGGTGCAGGTCACATGGCAGAAACAGACGATGGATGACGTGACCAATCTCGCCACCTCCAACACTATCTTTGGCTCCAGGGTGATGTCAGACTTCAGAGACAGAGTGGAGGTGAAAGATGATGGACTGCACAGCCGCTCCATAGTGATCAAGAATGTGACggaggaggatgaaggctgCTACCTTTGCCACTTCATCACCAAGCCTGCTGGAGCACTCCCTGGCAGAACCTGCCTCAGGGTCTATG aGCTGCATGAACCCGTTCTACACGTGAGAGAATCAGATTCAACTGATGAGTTCCTGGTTTCCTGCTCCGCCACAGGACGACCTGCTCCAACCGTAACTCTCAACGTCACACAGCAAGACTTCTACCTCTCACAGAACCAAACTGTGTTGATCAACACAAACGGTACATTCACTGTCACTGCCACAGCCGTGTTGGCAGGTTTCCATGATGCTGGCAGACTGGTTGGATGTGCTGTGCAGGTGCTCTCCTGTCGTAAAGAGGCGTTTGAGGAGATTCCTGAAGTGAAACTGATGCCTACTAGTG GTTTGGATGAGGGATCTGGATCTGCTGCATTCA TTGTGATGTGGATTGGGTTAGTGACCTGCCTTTGCACTGCTTCAGCTTTAGCTGTCCTGATAACACGAAAACTAAGGAGCAG TCTGTCACCCAGAGACCAGGAGAAGACTGAGGTTCCTCAAGCTGCAGACGCTGATAC ggtCAAAGTACCTTTGTTCTCACCAGAGAAGAGTTCGGTCAGAGAACGGACACCTCATTCGAAATcgcagcagagaaaagagacagaccCTGAGTCGTCTTCAACAGCCAGAAGTACTCAATCTGACCA gtaCCAAGTAAATTTGTTCACACCAGAGAAGAGTTCGGTCACAAAACGGACACATGATTCGAAattgatgaaaaataaagagacaGACCGCCAGTCCTCTTTAACAGCCAGAAGACTTCCCTTTGACCAGTAG
- the LOC133933260 gene encoding nectin-3-like, giving the protein MLHILILGCLQFSASASLINGYGNTIAEYGGEAHYSCSVANPTAGVLQITWQRLFKDGPIENLATFSKRFGQQVNEPYLGKVTLTEASLNSTSISLSNVSWQDESCYICSFNAYPDGSKQQQTCLSVQGISSVETAYDPRAARGGDGMEVEFSCSATGKPVPTIDWDVSPGAARLYQSQTTTETNGDHTFTSSNNITLQVPAGWSGHVDCLLNRGARGQRRERIPFSVGLQHPKKEDEKRKPHLLLSVIIPSLCIITFIAAAVVVLTKRKSLMQRINHHSKRKKPDTDVDFGTFLHLTHGDVNAANKEKTSC; this is encoded by the exons ATGTTGCACATTCTCATCCTTGGATGTTTGCAGTTTTCAG ccTCAGCCTCCCTAATTAATGGATATGGTAATACAATAGCTGAGTATGGTGGGGAGGCACATTACAGCTGCTCAGTGGCCAACCCAACAG CGGGTGTGCTGCAGATCACATGGCAGAGGCTTTTCAAAGATGGGCCGATAGAGAACCTGGCAACCTTCAGCAAGCGGTTTGGTCAGCAAGTCAACGAGCCTTACCTTGGAAAAGTCACATTAACAGAAGCGTCCCTGAACTCGACCTCCATCAGTCTGAGCAACGTCTCGTGGCAGGACGAGAGCTGCTACATCTGCTCATTCAACGCGTATCCCGATGGCTCCAAACAACAGCAGACTTGTCTCAGCGTGCAAG GAATATCCTCGGTGGAGACAGCGTATGATCCCAGAGCTGCACGTGGGGGAGACGGCATGGAGGTGGAGTTTAGCTGCTCAGCCACAGGGAAACCAGTACCGACCATTGACTGGGACGTTTCACCAGGTGCTGCCCGTCTTTACCAATCACAGACTACGACAGAAACTAACGGTGACCACACGTTCACCAGCAGCAACAACATCACGCTGCAAGTACCTGCAGGCTGGAGTGGACACGTGGACTGTCTGCTGAACAGGGGAgcgagaggacagaggagggagaggatcCCCTTCTCTGTAGGTCTTCAGCATCCGAAGAAGGAggatg AGAAGAGAAAGCCTCACCTGTTGCTCTCAGTTATAATCCCCTCTCTTTGTATTATTACCTTCATcgcggctgctgttgttgtccTCACTAAGAGAAAAAG TTTGATGCAAAGAATAAACCATCATTCAAAGAGAAAGAAGCCTGACACAGATGTAGACTTTGGGACATTCTTGCATTTAACCCATGGAGACGTCAACGCAGCAAACAAAGAGAAGACTTCCTGTTGa
- the LOC133933259 gene encoding OX-2 membrane glycoprotein-like isoform X1 produces MIQPALTRFLFVFGLFQKGLTSVIQSVETVEEAVGEDALLSCQILKSENVVQVTWQKQTMDDVTNLATSNTIFGSRVMSDFRDRVEVKDGGLHSRSIVIKNVTEEDEGCYLCHFITKPAGAFTGRTCLRVYELHEPVLHVRESDSTDEFLVSCSATGRPAPTVTLNVTQQDFYLSQNQTLLINTNGTFTVTATAVLAGFNDAGRLVGCAVQVLSCRKEAFVEIPDVKLTPPSGVDEGSGSAGRSFIRTWIVVVTCLCAASVLAVLIIRKLSSRSFSPSPRGQEMIEVPQTADADTAQEALSPPVESSVRKRTPPSEDRQNIART; encoded by the exons ATGATTCAACCTGCACTCACACGTTTCCTCTTTGTGTTCGGACTCTTCCAGAAAG GTCTAACATCTGTAATCCAGTCTGTGGAGACTGTGGAGGAAGCAGTGGGAGAAGATGCTCTCCTCAGCTGTCAGATCCTAAAGTCTGAAAATGTGGTGCAGGTCACATGGCAGAAACAGACGATGGATGACGTGACCAATCTCGCCACCTCCAACACTATCTTTGGCTCCAGGGTGATGTCAGACTTCAGAGACAGAGTGGAGGTGAAAGATGGTGGACTGCACAGCCGCTCCATAGTGATCAAGAACGTGACggaggaggatgaaggctgCTACCTCTGCCACTTCATCACCAAGCCTGCTGGAGCGTTCACTGGCAGAACCTGCCTCAGGGTCTATG aGCTGCATGAACCCGTTCTACACGTGAGAGAATCAGATTCAACTGATGAGTTCCTGGTTTCCTGCTCCGCCACAGGACGACCTGCTCCAACCGTAACTCTCAACGTCACACAGCAAGACTTCTACCTCTCACAGAACCAAACTCTGTTGATCAACACAAACGGTACATTCACTGTCACTGCCACAGCCGTGTTGGCAGGTTTCAATGATGCTGGCAGACTGGTTGGATGTGCCGTGCAGGTGCTCTCCTGTCGTAAAGAGGCGTTTGTGGAGATTCCTGATGTGAAACTGACGCCTCCCAGTG GTGTGGATGAGGGATCTGGATCTGCTGGCAGAAGCTTCA TCAGGACGTGGATTGTGGTAGTGACCTGCCTTTGTGCTGCTTCAGTCTTAGCTGTCCTGATAATACGAAAACTAAGCAGCAG ATCCTTCAGTCCGTCACCCAGAGGCCAGGAGATGATTGAGGTTCCTCAAACTGCAGACGCTGATAC ggCCCAAGAAGCTTTGTCCCCACCAGTGGAGAGTTCGGTCAGAAAACGGACACCTCCTTCAGAAGATAGACAGAACATAGCAAGAACCTGA
- the LOC133933258 gene encoding butyrophilin-like protein 2 isoform X1 has product MTPAHPLVLFVLGLFQTGLTSVIQSVETVEEAVGEDALLSCQILKSEKVVQVTWQKQTMDDVTNLATSNTIFGSRVMSDFRDRVEVKDDGLHSRSIVIKNVTEEDEGCYLCHFITKPAGALPGRTCLRVYELHEPVLHVRESDSTDEFLVSCSATGRPAPTVTLNVTQQDFYLSQNQTVLINTNGTFTVTATAVLAGFHDAGRLVGCAVQVLSCRKEAFEEIPEVKLMPTSGLDEGSGSAAFIVMWIGLVTCLCTASALAVLITRKLRSRSFSLSPRDQEKTEVPQAADADTVKVPLFSPEKSSVRERTPHSKSQQRKETDPESSSTARSTQSDQYQVNLFTPEKSSVTKRTHDSKLMKNKETDRQSSLTARRLPFDQ; this is encoded by the exons ATGACTCCTGCACATCCACTCGTCCTCTTTGTGTTAGGACTCTTCCAGACAG GTCTAACATCTGTTATCCAGTCTGTGGAGACTGTGGAGGAGGCAGTGGGAGAAGATGCTCTCCTCAGCTGTCAGATCCTAAAGTCTGAAAAGGTGGTGCAGGTCACATGGCAGAAACAGACGATGGATGACGTGACCAATCTCGCCACCTCCAACACTATCTTTGGCTCCAGGGTGATGTCAGACTTCAGAGACAGAGTGGAGGTGAAAGATGATGGACTGCACAGCCGCTCCATAGTGATCAAGAATGTGACggaggaggatgaaggctgCTACCTTTGCCACTTCATCACCAAGCCTGCTGGAGCACTCCCTGGCAGAACCTGCCTCAGGGTCTATG aGCTGCATGAACCCGTTCTACACGTGAGAGAATCAGATTCAACTGATGAGTTCCTGGTTTCCTGCTCCGCCACAGGACGACCTGCTCCAACCGTAACTCTCAACGTCACACAGCAAGACTTCTACCTCTCACAGAACCAAACTGTGTTGATCAACACAAACGGTACATTCACTGTCACTGCCACAGCCGTGTTGGCAGGTTTCCATGATGCTGGCAGACTGGTTGGATGTGCTGTGCAGGTGCTCTCCTGTCGTAAAGAGGCGTTTGAGGAGATTCCTGAAGTGAAACTGATGCCTACTAGTG GTTTGGATGAGGGATCTGGATCTGCTGCATTCA TTGTGATGTGGATTGGGTTAGTGACCTGCCTTTGCACTGCTTCAGCTTTAGCTGTCCTGATAACACGAAAACTAAGGAGCAG ATCCTTCAGTCTGTCACCCAGAGACCAGGAGAAGACTGAGGTTCCTCAAGCTGCAGACGCTGATAC ggtCAAAGTACCTTTGTTCTCACCAGAGAAGAGTTCGGTCAGAGAACGGACACCTCATTCGAAATcgcagcagagaaaagagacagaccCTGAGTCGTCTTCAACAGCCAGAAGTACTCAATCTGACCA gtaCCAAGTAAATTTGTTCACACCAGAGAAGAGTTCGGTCACAAAACGGACACATGATTCGAAattgatgaaaaataaagagacaGACCGCCAGTCCTCTTTAACAGCCAGAAGACTTCCCTTTGACCAGTAG
- the LOC133933257 gene encoding OX-2 membrane glycoprotein-like, which produces MIQPEVTRVLFVFGLFQKGLTSVIHSVETVEEAVGEDALLSCQILQSENVEHVTWQKQTLDGVTNLASFNNFFGSRVMSDFRGKVEVKDGGLHSRSIVIKNVTEEDEGCYLCLFITKPAGALTGRTCLRVFELHEPVLHVRESDSTDEFLVSCSATGRPAPTVTLNVTQQDFYLSQNQTVLINTNGTFTVTATAVLAGFHDAGRLVGCAVQVLSCRKEAFVEIPDVKLTPPSGVDEGSGSAGRSFIRMWIVVVTCLCTASFFAVLIIRKLSSRSFSLSHRDQEMIEVPQTADADTAQEALSPPVESSVRKRTPPSEDRQNVDRT; this is translated from the exons ATGATTCAACCTGAAGTCACACGTGTCCTCTTTGTGTTTGGACTCTTCCAGAAAG GTCTAACATCTGTAATCCATTCTGTGGAGACTGTGGAGGAGGCAGTGGGAGAAGATGCTCTCCTCAGCTGTCAGATCCTACAGTCTGAAAATGTGGAACATGTCACATGGCAGAAACAGACGCTAGATGGGGTGACCAATCTCGCCAGCTTCAACAATTTCTTTGGCTCCAGGGTGATGTCAGACTTCAGAGGTAAAGTGGAGGTGAAAGATGGTGGACTGCACAGCCGCTCCATAGTGATCAAGAATGTGACggaggaggatgaaggctgCTACCTCTGCCTCTTCATCACCAAGCCTGCTGGAGCGCTCACTGGCAGAACCTGCCTCAGGGTCTTTG AGCTGCATGAACCCGTTCTACACGTGAGAGAATCAGATTCAACTGATGAGTTCCTGGTTTCCTGCTCCGCCACAGGACGACCTGCTCCAACCGTAACTCTCAACGTCACACAGCAAGACTTCTACCTCTCACAGAACCAAACTGTGTTGATCAACACAAACGGTACATTCACTGTCACTGCCACAGCCGTGTTGGCAGGTTTCCATGATGCTGGTAGACTGGTTGGATGTGCCGTGCAGGTGCTCTCCTGTCGTAAAGAAGCGTTTGTGGAGATTCCTGACGTGAAACTGACGCCTCCCAGTG GTGTGGATGAGGGATCTGGATCTGCTGGCAGAAGCTTCA TCAGGATGTGGATTGTGGTAGTGACCTGCCTTTGCACTGCTTCATTCTTCGCTGTCTTGATAATACGAAAACTAAGCAGCAG ATCCTTCAGTCTGTCACACAGAGACCAGGAGATGATTGAGGTTCCTCAAACTGCAGACGCTGATAC ggCCCAAGAAGCTTTGTCCCCACCAGTGGAGAGTTCGGTTAGAAAACGGACACCTCCTTCAGAAGATAGACAGAACGTAGATAGGACCTGA
- the LOC133933258 gene encoding OX-2 membrane glycoprotein-like isoform X2, translated as MTPAHPLVLFVLGLFQTGLTSVIQSVETVEEAVGEDALLSCQILKSEKVVQVTWQKQTMDDVTNLATSNTIFGSRVMSDFRDRVEVKDDGLHSRSIVIKNVTEEDEGCYLCHFITKPAGALPGRTCLRVYELHEPVLHVRESDSTDEFLVSCSATGRPAPTVTLNVTQQDFYLSQNQTVLINTNGTFTVTATAVLAGFHDAGRLVGCAVQVLSCRKEAFEEIPEVKLMPTSGLDEGSGSAAFIVMWIGVVICLCTASALAVLITRKLRSRSFSLSHRDQEMTEVPQTADADTVKVPLFTPKKTPVRERTPHLKSQQRKETDPESSSTARRLQSDQVRVALFTPEKSSVTKPTPHRKLMKNKEIDRQSSSTARRLHFDQ; from the exons ATGACTCCTGCACATCCACTCGTCCTCTTTGTGTTAGGACTCTTCCAGACAG GTCTAACATCTGTTATCCAGTCTGTGGAGACTGTGGAGGAGGCAGTGGGAGAAGATGCTCTCCTCAGCTGTCAGATCCTAAAGTCTGAAAAGGTGGTGCAGGTCACATGGCAGAAACAGACGATGGATGACGTGACCAATCTCGCCACCTCCAACACTATCTTTGGCTCCAGGGTGATGTCAGACTTCAGAGACAGAGTGGAGGTGAAAGATGATGGACTGCACAGCCGCTCCATAGTGATCAAGAATGTGACggaggaggatgaaggctgCTACCTTTGCCACTTCATCACCAAGCCTGCTGGAGCACTCCCTGGCAGAACCTGCCTCAGGGTCTATG aGCTGCATGAACCCGTTCTACACGTGAGAGAATCAGATTCAACTGATGAGTTCCTGGTTTCCTGCTCCGCCACAGGACGACCTGCTCCAACCGTAACTCTCAACGTCACACAGCAAGACTTCTACCTCTCACAGAACCAAACTGTGTTGATCAACACAAACGGTACATTCACTGTCACTGCCACAGCCGTGTTGGCAGGTTTCCATGATGCTGGCAGACTGGTTGGATGTGCTGTGCAGGTGCTCTCCTGTCGTAAAGAGGCGTTTGAGGAGATTCCTGAAGTGAAACTGATGCCTACTAGTG GTTTGGATGAGGGATCTGGATCTGCTGCATTCA TCGTGATGTGGATTGGGGTAGTGATCTGCCTTTGCACTGCTTCAGCTTTAGCTGTCCTGATAACACGAAAACTAAGGAGCAG ATCCTTCAGTCTGTCACACAGAGACCAGGAGATGACTGAGGTTCCTCAAACTGCAGACGCTGATAC ggtcAAAGTACCTTTGTTCACACCAAAGAAGACTCCGGTCAGAGAACGGACACCTCATTTGAAAtcacagcagagaaaagagacagaccCTGAGTCGTCTTCAACAGCCAGAAGACTTCAATCTGACCA ggtCAGAGTAGCTTTGTTCACACCAGAGAAGAGTTCGGTCACAAAACCGACACCTCATCGTAAattgatgaaaaataaagagataGACCGCCAGTCGTCTTCAACAGCCAGAAGACTTCACTTTGACCAGTAG